Part of the Planctomycetota bacterium genome, CGTCACGACCCGCTCGGCGTCGTCGATCGGCCGCTTCGTCAGTCGCTTGAGCGTCTTCTTGAGCGATCGCTCCGACTGAACCTGACGGAGCGACGAGCCGACAATGCCGCGGCCAAGTCGCTCGTCGGCCTCAGCAAGGATGGCTGCGATTGGGCGATGCTTCAGCGTGTCCGCCGGCTTGACGTCGTGCAGCATGCGCAGTGTTCGGCCGACGAGACGCGCCACACGCAGCGGCGTGTCGGCCATCTGGTCGTGCAGCGGCCTGCCCGGGACAGCCGTCGTCGCGAGGTACGCCCACGTCCCGACACCGGCCTGCGGCGAGCCCTGCTCGAACGCGAGCACACGAGGCACCAGCGGACCGTCTTCGCCGATCACACCAGCAAGCCACGCCGTGCGGGCCGACTCGATCGCCAGCGGATGCGCGTCGCCAACTGCCTGATCGAGGTGCGTCTTGAGATAGACAGCCTCGTCACCCTCACCGACGCGGAAGACGTCGGCCCCGCTGCAATTGCCGACGAAACGCCGGCCTTCCGACGCCGGCAGCACGTCGCGCATCGCCTCGGGCAGGTGGCTCGGAAGCGGTCCGGGAGGTAGCAGCATCACCAAAACGAAAAGTCGGCCGGTCCACGTGCACTGTGGACCGGCCGATGCGTTTGGCAAGTCGGCGGACGTGGATTCGCCGAGACGTGGAAAGGCTCAGCCGTCCATCTCGATGCCCCAGCGTGCGTAGAACGCCGCCTTCAAGTCGTTCTCGCCAAGCACGACGACGCCGGTGATCGGGTTCTTTGGGCCCATCAGCTTAAAGTCTTCGCCCTTGATCTCGCCGTCCTCAGCGACCTCGGCCAGGTCGGTCTCCGACGGGTCGACGACGAGCAGGCGCCGGCCATCCGCACTCTTGACCTCGGCGTAGCCGTCGGTTTCGAAGACCACGCCCCCGTCTGCCGTCGCGGCAAAGTCGGCCGGGTCGCCCATCGGCATGTCGACGGCGATCATGCCCTCGGGGGCGTCCATGGTCAGGTCCTTGGCTTCGATGACGACGGGCTCGGACTCGTCCATTGCGGCTTCGCCGTCCGAGGAGCAGCCGGCGAGGGCGACGACAGCGGCAGCAGAGGCGATCAGAAGCAGCGGGCGGTGGTGTTGGATGGGGTTCATGGTGCCCCGATGCTTGCCACACCTGCCCAGACCGGCCATGCCGCACTGTTAAAGTTGCGTGAACGGCGTCACATGCCCGATAAGGGGTCGCCGCGGTCTATTTGCGCAACGCTAACACGGCTCCCGGTGGCTTCTTCTACGGTTTTGCCAGTTTCGGCCGACCGGTCGAGACGGCAGCGGCATCGGTGCCGGCCTGCCGACGCGTTCTGCGACGAACGCCCCAACTCAGGAGACCCATGACTGCCATCACCCGAATCACCACCGCCGCCGCGACCGCGCTCGCCGCCTTCGGCACGGCCGCCACCGCTGACGTGGATCCGTCCATTCCGACCTATGAGGAGACGTCCGACATCTCCGGCGACCTCCGCAGCGTCGGCAGCGACA contains:
- a CDS encoding phosphotransferase — encoded protein: MLLPPGPLPSHLPEAMRDVLPASEGRRFVGNCSGADVFRVGEGDEAVYLKTHLDQAVGDAHPLAIESARTAWLAGVIGEDGPLVPRVLAFEQGSPQAGVGTWAYLATTAVPGRPLHDQMADTPLRVARLVGRTLRMLHDVKPADTLKHRPIAAILAEADERLGRGIVGSSLRQVQSERSLKKTLKRLTKRPIDDAERVVTHYDFCLPNVLAGLDDRTGLIDVGGLCLADRHLDLATAIRSLRFNGGRDDAVQVFLREYGQDGVDAKRLDYFADLCEFL